A single region of the Labeo rohita strain BAU-BD-2019 chromosome 3, IGBB_LRoh.1.0, whole genome shotgun sequence genome encodes:
- the amn gene encoding protein amnionless: MARRHNIFLFLCILPFANALYKQWIPDTNYDNATNWDKGSVPCGNDQVVFSAQQKVSVYVETAHTITGMSLPVDGELILASGAGFTVREGGDPGCGSGVTANFKDSESLKWFDPSLWVAATTIDDLHSGTYQFSVHEESVPCQYDDVVFRETTSFRVDVSSGQDVPVKSVSVLGKKFTSNSEFSQYLSSNSGKLQFHGSSSLRVGGSGCDDTTGCICDNSGNRDKICSNVKCDPLECKKPLHPVGHCCNVCGAIVNVQFSSKFNFESYRQRLEHLFLIQHKYESIQMALSKVSKEQRLLRVIPFGTTQEIQVLLLDQKTGQEAGKLAEALARDVMQDVHNQGLNIGITSAEFEASSGASSSEAAGNNTGVVVGAVLGSLLGVGLLAVVVMLYHRGIVRLPKMPSIPSFSKWKNSSDIGELGGPLDHGFDNPIFDKPNMMPEEPGLYGTEMVNSITLTQSGVHFVNPAYDETDFNA, translated from the coding sequence ATGGCTCGTCGACACAACATCTTTCTTTTCCTTTGCATTTTGCCGTTTGCTAACGCGCTCTACAAGCAATGGATTCCAGACACCAATTATGATAATGCTACCAACTGGGATAAAGGCTCTGTGCCCTGCGGTAATGACCAAGTGGTGTTTTCAGCTCAGCAGAAAGTATCAGTGTATGTAGAAACGGCTCACACTATCACTGGAATGAGCTTGCCAGTGGATGGAGAACTGATTCTGGCATCTGGTGCTGGGTTTACTGTAAGAGAAGGTGGAGATCCTGGTTGTGGATCTGGGGTCACAGCAAACTTTAAAGACTCTGAATCTCTGAAATGGTTCGACCCATCGCTGTGGGTGGCTGCGACCACTATCGACGACCTGCACAGCGGTACATATCAGTTTTCAGTCCACGAGGAGAGTGTCCCGTGCCAGTATGACGACGTGGTATTTCGAGAGACTACCTCATTCCGTGTGGACGTTTCATCTGGTCAAGACGTGCCTGTGAAGAGTGTGTCTGTACTTGGGAAAAAGTTCACCAGCAACTCTGAGTTTTCTCAGTACCTGTCATCTAATTCTGGCAAGCTGCAGTTCCATGGCTCCTCATCCCTTAGAGTTGGTGGTTCAGGCTGTGATGATACCACGGGATGCATCTGTGATAACTCTGGAAATCGAGACAAGATCTGTTCAAATGTGAAATGCGATCCGTTGGAGTGCAAGAAACCCCTGCACCCGGTGGGACACTGCTGCAATGTTTGCGGTGCCATCGTGAACGTTCAGTTCTCTTCGAAGTTCAACTTCGAGTCGTATCGTCAACGGCTGGAGCACCTCTTTCTCATCCAGCACAAATATGAATCTATACAGATGGCCTTGTCGAAAGTGTCAAAAGAGCAGAGGCTGCTGCGAGTGATTCCTTTCGGAACCACTCAGGAGATTCAGGTGTTGCTTCTGGACCAGAAAACAGGTCAGGAAGCCGGAAAGCTGGCTGAAGCTCTCGCTCGTGACGTGATGCAGGATGTGCACAACCAGGGCTTGAACATCGGCATCACCAGTGCAGAGTTCGAGGCGTCATCAGGGGCGAGCAGCAGCGAAGCGGCTGGAAACAATACAGGGGTAGTGGTGGGTGCAGTGCTGGGCTCCCTGCTTGGAGTGGGTTTACTTGCAGTTGTTGTTATGCTTTACCATCGTGGCATTGTTAGGTTACCCAAAATGCCTAGCATCCCCTCATTCAGCAAATGGAAGAACAGTAGTGACATTGGGGAGCTTGGTGGCCCCTTGGACCATGGCTTTGACAACCCCATTTTTGACAAACCGAATATGATGCCTGAGGAACCAGGACTGTATGGGACAGAGATGGTGAACTCGATAACTCTAACTCAGTCTGGAGTGCATTTCGTAAATCCTGCTTATGACGAAACTGATTTTAATGCATGa
- the zgc:112148 gene encoding Golgi apparatus membrane protein TVP23 homolog B — MSRQDSEGEVPLFHEDENAFTEKKSKIKHPLACFFHLFFRTSAILIYLFCEFLSRSFIANMVAIILLLSCDFWTVKNVTGRLLVGLRWWNQVDENGHSHWMFESRSKTSKNVVSNSDSRIFWIGLIMCPVFWVFFLFSSLFSFNIKWLVVVIMGVVLQWANLYGYVRCKVGGATKLKNMASNYFGLKLFKKVVNKPEGP; from the exons ATGAGCAGACAG GACTCTGAGGGTGAAGTGCCTTTATTCCATGAAgatgaaaatgcatttacagagaagaaatcaaaaatcaa ACACCCTTTGGCATGTTTCTTTCATCTTTTCTTCCGCACAAGTGCCATCCTGATCTACCTCTTTTGTGAGTTTCTTAGCCGAAGTTTTATTGCCAACATGGTCGCCATCATTTTACTTCTGTCATGTGACTTCTGGACAGTAAAG AATGTGACAGGGCGACTGTTGGTGGGTTTGAGATGGTGGAATCAGGTTGATGAAAACGGTCACAGTCATTGGATGTTCGAATCCAGATCA AAAACCAGTAAAAATGTGGTCTCAAACTCTGATTCACGCATTTTCTGGATTGGTCTGATCATGTGTCCAGTGTTTTGGGTTTTCTTTCTGTTTAGCTCACTTTTTTCCTTCAACATAAAGTGGTTG GTGGTTGTGATCATGGGAGTTGTGCTGCAGTGGGCTAACCTGTATGGATATGTGCGATGCAAAGTAGGTGGTGCAACCAAACTGAAGAACATGGCGAGTAATTACTTTGGCCTTAAGCTCTTCAAAAAG GTAGTAAACAAACCAGAGGGACCCTAA